The following are from one region of the Longimicrobiaceae bacterium genome:
- a CDS encoding NAD(P)/FAD-dependent oxidoreductase gives MTTDYDAVVIGGGPAGLACALWLARYRLRVRLYDSGDPRNAPTWAVHGYLGLQDIAPMELRRIGRAQAADAGAEIEAATVARVTGECDAFQVHLTDGRRVSTRRVVFATGLRDIIPEIAGLHDFYGTSIWHCPDCDGPSIQDRIVGVIGWGRSIAAFCMEMLTWTDRLTILTHGHDADLPPRAREALERFGIDVRTDPIERLDGRDGTVERVIFQNGDPLEVEAMFFHIAYGPGCSIPAELGCAADEEGLLKVNVDHETSVPGIYAAGDITHGSKLAIRAAAEGTRAAIGVRRSLIPPERRV, from the coding sequence ATGACCACAGACTACGACGCCGTGGTGATCGGCGGGGGACCAGCGGGTCTGGCCTGCGCGCTGTGGCTGGCCCGGTACCGGCTGCGCGTGCGCCTCTACGACTCGGGCGATCCGCGGAACGCGCCGACCTGGGCGGTACACGGCTATCTCGGTCTGCAGGATATAGCACCGATGGAGCTACGACGCATCGGCCGGGCGCAGGCGGCGGACGCGGGGGCGGAGATCGAAGCGGCGACCGTGGCGCGGGTTACCGGAGAGTGTGATGCTTTCCAGGTCCATCTGACCGATGGCCGGCGGGTGAGCACCCGTCGCGTGGTCTTTGCGACCGGCCTGCGCGACATCATCCCGGAGATTGCCGGTCTGCATGACTTCTACGGCACCAGCATCTGGCACTGCCCCGACTGCGACGGGCCGAGTATCCAGGATCGCATCGTCGGCGTGATCGGGTGGGGGCGGTCGATTGCTGCGTTCTGCATGGAGATGCTGACCTGGACCGACCGCCTCACGATCCTCACACACGGCCATGACGCCGACCTACCTCCGCGCGCGCGCGAAGCGCTGGAGCGCTTTGGCATCGACGTCCGGACGGATCCGATCGAACGCCTGGACGGGCGGGATGGAACGGTGGAGCGGGTGATCTTCCAGAACGGAGATCCCCTGGAGGTGGAGGCGATGTTCTTCCACATCGCCTACGGCCCGGGGTGCAGTATCCCTGCCGAGCTGGGCTGCGCCGCCGACGAGGAGGGCCTGTTGAAAGTGAACGTCGACCACGAGACCAGCGTTCCCGGGATCTACGCGGCTGGGGACATCACCCACGGATCGAAGCTCGCCATCCGTGCGGCGGCGGAGGGGACGCGCGCCGCGATCGGAGTACGAAGATCACTGATACCCCCGGAGCGGCGGGTTTGA
- a CDS encoding serine/threonine-protein kinase, with product MTDPGVSRPRYQGLAAARRWAHEPVRPRADFSLNVGDRVGDLTIIGHLARGRITELYQVWSNEHWCALTGKLVAPAHLDGDVPPPSFRREERVLKRLKHPNIVRLYGSGVVEGRPYLLLEYFAGPTLYDVLESLPKRRLYMPDAIRATMHVGAAIHYLHRQGFLYRDLKPGNVLLREGIPILVDFDVVRKIDDRRPADRLGTAPYMAPEQVRREKLTPATDVYGLGVLLYELLTGRWPTDNPDVDEEEWEEEWLDSDAGVVPPAPFDGRRPALRTRDLEHRYPQLLAPPVPPREHLAHLDPELERLILRCLAPDPADRFQTVSGMLAALAPMLRGRYRLWPEGAPIERRSDTDSR from the coding sequence ATGACCGATCCAGGAGTGTCGCGCCCGCGGTATCAAGGTCTGGCTGCGGCGCGGCGGTGGGCGCACGAGCCCGTGCGTCCACGTGCCGATTTCTCGCTGAACGTAGGCGACCGGGTCGGCGACCTGACCATCATCGGGCATCTCGCCCGCGGGCGCATCACGGAACTGTACCAGGTCTGGAGCAACGAGCATTGGTGCGCCCTGACCGGCAAGCTCGTCGCCCCCGCTCACCTCGACGGAGACGTCCCACCCCCCTCTTTCCGCCGCGAGGAACGAGTCCTCAAGCGGCTGAAGCACCCCAACATCGTGCGCCTCTACGGCAGCGGGGTGGTGGAGGGCCGTCCCTACCTCCTGCTCGAGTACTTCGCCGGACCCACCCTCTACGACGTGCTCGAGTCGCTCCCGAAGCGGCGGTTGTATATGCCCGATGCCATTCGGGCGACGATGCACGTCGGCGCGGCCATTCACTACCTGCACCGACAGGGCTTCCTCTATCGGGACCTGAAGCCCGGCAACGTGCTGCTGCGCGAAGGGATCCCGATCCTGGTCGACTTCGACGTGGTGCGGAAGATCGATGACCGCCGCCCCGCGGACCGCCTGGGGACTGCGCCTTACATGGCGCCCGAACAGGTGCGTCGTGAAAAGCTCACCCCCGCGACCGACGTGTACGGTCTCGGCGTCCTGCTGTACGAACTGCTCACCGGTCGCTGGCCGACGGACAATCCTGACGTGGACGAGGAGGAATGGGAGGAGGAGTGGCTCGACTCCGATGCCGGTGTCGTACCACCGGCCCCCTTCGACGGTCGGCGCCCCGCTCTTCGCACCCGCGACCTGGAGCACCGCTATCCCCAACTCTTGGCCCCGCCCGTGCCGCCGCGCGAACACCTCGCCCACCTCGATCCCGAGCTGGAGCGGCTCATCCTCCGCTGCCTGGCCCCCGACCCCGCCGACCGCTTCCAGACGGTTTCCGGCATGCTCGCGGCCCTCGCCCCCATGCTCCGCGGACGGTACCGGCTGTGGCCGGAGGGCGCGCCGATAGAGAGGCGGTCCGATACAGATTCGCGCTGA